CGCACGCTGGTCCAGCCCAAGGGCCCGCATCAGGGGCTCGGTCAGCCAGCCCGGCTTGTTGGTGACCACGCCCCAGGGGAGGCCATGCCGTTCCAGGGCGTCCATCACGCCTTCCATGCCTTCGAAGGGGCGAGTGGCATCGGCGATGTGGGCCAGGTAGTGATCGAGAAAGAAATCACGCACCTCGGCAAAACCGGCATCGTCCGGTTCCAGGCCGAAACCCAGGCGGATCAGTGCCCGTCCGCCATGCGATACATGCGGGCGAATGACCTCGAAGGGCAGGGGGGGGCGGCCATGATGGACCAGGGTGGCATTGAGGGCGGCGGCAAGATCGGGGGCGGTGTCGAGCAGGGTGCCGTCCAGATCGAACAGCACGCCGCGAACGGGACGGGGCATGGGTTCAATCCCGGCTGCAGGCCATCAGATAGTTGACGTCGGTGTCCCGTCCCAGGCTGTAGACGCGCGTGAAGGGGTTGTAGCTCATGCCGGTGATGTCGGCGACCTCCAGACCGGTATCGCGCGCCCAGCGCGCCAGTTCCGCGGGACGGATGAACTTGCGGTAGTCATGGGTGCCGCGCGGCAGCAGTTTCAGCACATACTCGGCGCCGACGATGGCGAACAGGTAGGACTTGGGATTGCGGTTGATGGTGGAGAAGAACACCTGTCCGCCCGGCTTCACCAGGGTCGCGCAGGCGCGGACGACCGAGGCCGGGTCGGGCACGTGCTCCAGCATTTCCAGGCAGGTGACGACGTCGAAGGCCGCCGGTGCCTCCCGGGCCATGGCCTCGGCGGTGGCCTGGCGGTAGTCGACTTCCAGGCCCGATTCCAGCAGATGCAGGCGCGCCACCGACAGCGGCGCCTCGCCCATGTCGATGCCGGTGACCTGCGCGCCGCGCGCCGCCATGCCCTCGGCCAGCAGGCCACCGCCGCAGCCGACATCGATGACCCGCTTGCCCGCCAGTCCCGCGCGCTGCTCGATGTAGTCGAGCCGCAGCGGATTGATGTCATGCAGCGGCTTGAATTCACTTTCCGGATCCCACCAGCGCGCGGCCAGGGCCTCGAACTTGCGGATCTCGCCGGGATCAACGTTGTGCGCGGCTTCGGTCATGGGGGAACAGGATAGCGGGGATGGGCGGGAGGCGGTAGGGGGGTCAGGAGTGAGGCGTGAGGCGTGCGAACGGCCGCCGGTGTCACCCCCAGGCCTTGAGTCGCTGTTCCCACAGACCGGCACGATGCAGCACGGCCTCCTCGTCCAGCCGGGTCAGGGCGCGGTCCTTGACCACATGCTCGCCGCCGACCCAGACATCGGTGACCTGGTGGCGGGAGGCGGCATAGACCACTTGCGAGACGGGGTGATAGAGCGGGCGGGTTTCCGGCTCGTCGACGGCGAGCGCGCAGATATCGGCCGACTTGCCGATCTCCAGAGAGCCGGTTTCATCGCCCAGGCCAAGGGCCTGGGCGCCGTTGAGGGTGGCCATGCGCAACACGGTGGCGGCATCGGCGGCCCGGGCATCGCCGGCAACACCCTTGGCGAGCAGCGCGGCGGTGCGCATTTCGCCGAACAGGTCGAGGTCGTTGTTGCTGGCCGCGCCATCGGTGCCGAGGGCCACGTTGACGCCGGCATCCAGCAGCTTCTGCAGGGGGCAGAAACCGGAGGCCAGCTTGAGGTTCGATTCGGGGCAATGCACCACGTGGGCGCCGGAGTCGGCAAAGGCCGCCAGCTCCTCGTCCTCGAGCTGGGTCATGTGCACGGCGAGCAGGGAGGGGGAGACCAGCCCCAGCGCCTGCAGCCGTGCCAGCGGGCGCTGGCCGCAGCCCTCTACCGACTGCTGCACTTCGTCGGCGGTTTCGTGCACATGCATGTGGATGGGGATGTCCAGCTCGTCGGCCAGTACCCGGATGCGCTCCAGCGGGCCGTCGGAGACGGTGTAGGGTGCGTGCGGGGCAAAGGCGGTGCGGATCAGCGGATCGTTGCGGTACTCGTCGTGCAGGGCCAGTCCCTTGTGCAGGTATTCGTCGGCGTCCGCGGCATAGGCGGTGGGAAAATCGATGACGATCAACCCGACCACGCAGCGCATGCCGGCCGCGGCGGCCACGCGCGCGGTGACCTCCGGGAAGAAGTACATGTCATTGAAGCAGGTGATGCCGCCGCGCAGCATCTCGATCACGGCCAGCTCGGAGCCGGCCTGCGCGAATTCCGGACTCACCCAGCGCTGTTCGGCCGGCCAGATGTGGCCTTGCAGCCATTCCATCAGCGGCAGGTCGTCGGCCAGGCCGCGCATCAGGGTCATGGCGGCATGGGTGTGGGCATTCACCAGTCCGGGGATCAGCACATGTCCGGGCAGGTCCAGCTCGGTTTTGCCGCGATAGCTGCGCCGGGCCTGATCACCGGGCAGGATGGCCCGGATACGGCCGTCATGGACGGCAATGCTGTGCTGTTCCAGCACCAGTCCGGCTGGCTCGACCGGGATGATCCAGCCGGCATGAATCAGGGTATCGACGGTATCCATTCGGGTGCCCGGATGTTGTCCGCAACCGCGGGCAGTATAGGGAAAGCGGGGAAGGGCGGCCAGGCGTGGACACCTCAGCCGGCCTGGTGGAGATGCACCTCCCGCTGCGGGAAGGGGATGGAAATGCCCTCGGCATCGAAGCGGGTCTTGATGGTTTCCAGCAGATCGGAGCGAACGTCCCAGTAGTCGCCGCTGGCCACCCAGGGACGGACGTTCAGGTTGACGCTGCTGTCGGCCAGTTCGCCGACCGAGACGGCGGGGGCGGGGTCCTTGAGGATGCGCTCGTCGGCGCCGAGGATTTCCTCCAGCAGGCCCTTGGCCTTGCGGATGTCGTCGTCGTAGCCGATGCCGATGACCAGGTCGATGCGCCGGGTATCGCGCGCGGATACGTTGACGATGGTGCCGCCATAGATCTGTCCGTTGGGCACGATGATCTCGCGGTTGTCGCCCGTGCGCAGGACCGTATTGAAGATGCTGACCTTCTCCACCACGCCGGACACGCCGGCGGCCTCGATGAAGTCACCGACATTGAAGGGGCGAAAGACGATGAGCATCACGCCGGACGAGAAATTGGCCAGCGAGTCCTTGAGCGCGAGGCCGACGGCCAGGCCGGCGGCGCCGAGAACGGCAAGCAGCGAAGTGGTCTGGACGCCGAGGTGATCGAGTGCCGCGATGGCCACCACGGCCAGCAGCAGTGCATACAGGATGTTGCCGAGAAACTCGGACAACATGGTGTCCATGCCGCCGCGGTCCATCATGTTGCGAACCAGCCGGGTGAGGCGTGCCGCCAGCCACTTGCCGATGAAGAAAATGGCCGCCGCGATCAGGATGCGCAGTGCCCAGGGGATCACGTAGAGGTCGAGAAAGCCCGGCTGGGCGAGTTCGGTGAGGGGTTCCATGTCGAGTCCTCCCTTGGTGCTGGATGTTCGGGTGCCCATCAGGAAATCGCCCGCGCGAGGCGGGCGATTTCAACAGGCTTTGTGATGCGCTTACTGGGCCTCGGGCACCATCTCGGCACCACGCAGGGTAATTTCCACGCGGCGGTTCTTCGCGCGGCCCTCGCGGGTGGCGTTGCTGGCGATGGGCTTTTCCTCGCCGTAGCCGATGGTGGTCATGATGCGTGGATCGATGCCCTGCTCGATAAGATAGTTCTTCACGGCGTTGGCCCGGCGCATGGACAGGGTCTTGTTGTATTCGGCGCTGCCGGTACTGTCGGTGTGCCCCGCGATCTCGATGCGCTCGATGTTGGCGAGCTTCTTCACATGCGCCACCAGAGCATCGAGTTCGGCGCGACCTTCCGGCTTGATCACGTCGCTGTCGACGTCGAACAGGGCGCCGGCGCCGAGGGTTACCGTCTTGAACTTGGGCGCGGGCCTGGCGGCGGGCTTGGGTGCCGGTGCCGGGGCGGGCTTGGCCACCGGCTCGGGCTTCTTGACCAGATCTGGATCGCACTCGGCGATGGCCTTGGCCGGGCTCCAGGAACCGCTGCGGACACAGTTGCCCGCGCTGTCGCGGACGACGTTGCCCGTGGAATCATACGCGTAGCCGCAGCTGTACTCGGATGCGGCGGTGGCGAGCACCGGTGCCGCGAGAAGGGCGGCGACCAGGGCTGCCAGACTGAACTGTCGATTATTGTCATGCATGTTGCGGGCTCCTTTGAGTCCTGTCCTGCCAGGCGGGTTGTTGGCGTCATCGTTACGTTCACTTGCCAGTGTAGAGCCCGGGCGTCTTTGAAACCAGTGGTCCCTGTGCAAGAATCGCGAGCCAATATGACAGCTTCTGCCTTGCGAGGGGTGTCCGGGGCGATATCAACACCCATGTCGCCGGTCACCTGCGTCAGCCAAGCGGGATGCCCGGAGCAGACCGGTCTCATCGACAACTGCCGAAAGCCATGAACAGGGATCTTCACGACAGCGTCCGGGCGGTTGCCTGGCACGAGGACCGCTTGCAACTGCTGGACCAGCGCCGGTTGCCGGATGAGGAAATCGTGCTCGAGTACGCGGATGCCGACGCGGTGGCCGGGGCCATCCGCGACATGGTGGTGCGCGGCGCGCCGGCCATCGGCATCACCGCCGCCTATGGCGCCGTGCTGGCGGCACGGGCCTGTCGCGCCAGCCGGCCCCACGACTGGCGCGACTGCTGGGCGCAGGCGCTCGATACCCTGGCCGAGGCCCGGCCGACCGCGGTCAACCTGTTCTGGGCGCTGGCGCGGATGCGCGAGGCGGCCGGGGGCGTGCCCGACGATCAGGTCGAGGAACGGCTGCTGGCGACTGCGCGCGCCATCCACGAGGACGACATCGCCGCCAACCGGCGCATGGGCGAACTCGGCGCCTCGCTGCTCAACGACCAGCGTGCCGTGCTCACCCACTGCAATACCGGCTCGCTGGCCACCGGCGGCTATGGCACGGCGCTGGGCGTGATCCGCGCCGGCTGGGCCAGCGGCCGCATTGCCCATGTCTATGCCGACGAGACCCGGCCCTGGCTGCAAGGGGCCCGGCTCACCGCCTGGGAGCTGGTGCGCGACCGTATCCCCGTCACCCTCATCGCCGAGGGCGCCGCCGCCCACCTCATGCGCGGCGGCCACATCCAGTGGGTGATCGTCGGCTCCGACCGCATTGCCGCCAACGGCGATGTCGCCAACAAGATAGGCACCTACGGTCTGGCGGTGATGGCGCGTCACCACGGCGTGCGCTTCATGGTCGTCGCCCCCACCAGCACCATCGACATGGACACCCCGACCGGTGCCGACATCCCTATCGAGACCCGTGATCCGGATGAGGTGCTGGGCTGCGGCGGCCGGCGCATCGCGGCCGAGGGCGCGGCTGCCTGGAACCCCGCCTTCGACGTCACCCCGGCGGAGCTGGTGGACGCCATCGTCACCGAGCGCGGCATCGTCGAGTCGCCGACCCCGGAGGCCATGGCCGCCCTCATGGGGCGATGACCTAGGCCGGCGGCGGGATTTCCCGGAGAGCGCCTGAGAGCCCGCCAGAGCCGCGATCGCGGCCGTGAAGTGGTTCCCCCGCTATGCTAAGATAAGCCGAATTTGGCGCCTGTGCGTCGGTGTCGCGGCACGGGCGGTCGTCGGAGGAAATGTCATAGAAGGGTCCAACCCCACCCATGGCTGAGTTCGCCAAAGAAGTTCTCCCGGTCAATCTCGAAGACGAAATGCGGCAGTCCTATCTGGACTATGCCATGAGCGTCATCGTCGGCCGGGCGCTGCCCGACGTGCGCGACGGGCTCAAGCCGGTGCACCGGCGCGTGCTCTATGCCATGAGCGAGCTGGGCAACGACTGGAACAAGCCCTACAAGAAGTCGGCCCGCGTGGTCGGCGACGTCATCGGCAAGTACCACCCCCACGGCGACACCGCCGTCTACGACACCATCGTGCGCATGGCGCAGCCCTTCTCGCTGCGCTACATGCTGATCGACGGTCAGGGCAACTTCGGCTCGGTGGACGGCGATGCTCCGGCCGCCATGCGCTACACCGAAGTGCGCATGAGCCGCATCGCCCACGAGCTGCTCGCCGACCTGGACAAGGAAACGGTCGACTTCGTCCCCAACTACGACGAGTCCGAACGCGAGCCCGCGGTTTTCCCCACCCGCATACCCAACCTGCTGGTCAACGGCTCCGCCGGCATTGCCGTGGGCATGGCGACCAACATCCCGCCGCACAACCTCGGCGAGGTGGTCGACGCCTGCATCGCCCTGATCGACGACCCGGCCATCGACATCCGCGGCCTGATGGCCCATGTGCCGGGGCCGGATTTCCCCACCGGCGCCATCATCCGTGGCGTGCGCGGCATCCAGGAGGCCTACCTCACCGGGCGTGGCCGGGTCCGGGTGCGGGCGCGGACCGAGATCGAGAGCGACGACAAGGGCCGCCAGACCATCGTGGTCACCGAGCTGCCCTACCAGGTCAACAAGGCCCGGCTGCTGGAAAAGATCGCCGAGTTGGTCAAGGACCGCAAGATCGAGGGCATCGCCAACCTGCGCGACGAATCCGACAAGGAGGGCATGCGCATGGTGATCGAGCTCAAGCGCGGCGAGGTCGCCGAAGTGGTACTCAACAACCTCTACGCGCACACCCAGCTGCAGACGGTATTCGGCATCAACATGGTGGCGCTGGTCGACGGTCAGCCGCGGCTGCTCAATCTCAAGGAGATGCTGGAGGCCTTCATCCGCCACCGGCGCGAGGTGGTTACCCGCCGCACCGTGTTCGAGCTGCGCAAGGCCCGTGAGCGCGCGCACATACTCGAAGGCCTTGCCGTCGCCCTGGCCAACATCGACGAAGTGATTGCGCTGATCAAGGCCTCACCGGGCCGCACCGAGGCGCGGGCCGAGCTCATGGCGAGGACATGGGATCCGGGCCTGGTCACGGCCATGCTGGAGCGCACGGGCAGCACCGCTTCCCGGCCGGACAATCTGGAGCCGGGGCTGGGGCTGACCGGGGACGGCTACCGGCTGTCCGAGGCCCAGGCCCAGGCCATCCTGGATCTGCGCCTGCACCAGCTCACCAGCCTGGAACAGGACAAGATCACCGACGAGTACCAGCAACTGCTGGATCGCATCGGCGACCTGCTGGAGATTCTTTCCAACCCCGACCGTCTGATGCAGGTCATCCGCGACGAACTCACCGAGGTGCGCGAACAGTTTTCGGATGCCCGCCGCACGGAGATCAGCGAAGACGAGGCCGACCTGTCGCTGGAGGACCTGATCACCGAGGAAGACGTGGTGGTCACCCTGTCCCATGCCGGCTACGCCAAGGCCCAGCCGCTGTCCGAGTACAGTGCCCAGCGCCGCGGCGGACGCGGCAAGAGCGCAACGGCGGTCAAGGAAGAGGACTTTGTCGACAAGCTGTTCATCGCCAGCACCCACGACACCATCCTGTGTTTTTCCAGCCGCGGCAAGGCCTACTGGCTCAAGGTCTACCAGTTGCCCCAGGCCGGGCGAGCCGCGCGCGGCAAGCCCATCGTCAACCTGCTGCCGCTGGAAGAGGACGAGCGCATCAACGCCGTGCTGCCGGTACGCGAGTATGCCGACGACCAGTACATCTTCATGGCCACCGCCAGCGGCACGGTGAAGAAGACACCGCTGTCCGCCTTCTCCCGCCCACGCAGCAGCGGCATCATTGCCCTGGAACTGCGCGAGGGCGACCGGCTGGTCGATGTCGCGCTGACGGACGGCGAGCGCGACGTGATGCTGTTCAGCGACGCCGGCAAGGCCATCCGCTTCCACGAGTCCGACGTGCGTCCCATGGGCCGCACCGCGGCCGGTGTGCGCGGCATCCGTCTGCAGCCCGAACAGCGCCTGATCGCCCTCATCATCGCCGACGAGGGCGACGTGCTGACCGCGACCGAAAACGGTTACGGCAAGCGCACGCCCGTCGACGAATACCCCATCCACAAGCGCGGCGGGCAGGGCGTCATTTCCATCCAGGCCAGCGAGCGCAACGGCCGGGTGGTCGGCGCCACCCTGGTGCGCGAGGGCGATGAGGTCATGCTCATCACCAATGCCGGCACCCTGGTCCGCACCCGGGTCGCCGAAATCTCGCGCATGGGCCGCAACACCCAGGGCGTTCGTCTGATCCGCCTCGGCGAGGGCGAGAAGCTCGTGGGCATCGATGCAATCGTCGAAGGCGAGGAAGAAGAGGAATAGGAAATAGCCACCGAATCTCACGGTATCCACGGGAGAACAACGCTCTATCCCGTTTCAGGCCAGGGGCGATACCCTGGAGCATTGAAAGTATTCAGTGGGTTCAGTGGATTCCGTGGCGATTTTCGATCGAAGAGGAAACCGATGACACGCGTTTACAATTTCAGTGCCGGGCCGGCGATGCTGCCGGAGGCCGTGCTCGAACAGGCCCGGGACGAGATGCTGGACTGGCAGGGCACGGGCATGTCGGTGATGGAGATGAGCCATCGCGGCAAGGCCTTCATGTCCATCGCCGAGCAGGCCGAGGCCGACCTTCGCGAGCTGATGGGCATTCCCGACAGCTATCGGGTGCTGTTCCTGCAGGGGGGCGCCAGCACCCAGTTCGCCATGGTGCCGCTGAACCTGACCGCGGGCGGTGCCACGGTCGATTACATCAATACCGGCGCCTGGTCCAAGAAGGCCATCGCCGAGGCGAAGCGCTTCTGCAACGTCAACATCGCCGGCAGCAGCGAGGCGCAGAACTTCACCACCGTCCCGGCGCAGGACAGCCTCCAGCTCAGCACGGACGCGGCCTATGTCCACTACACGCCGAACGAGACCATCGGCGGTGTCGAGTTCCCCTATGTCCCCGACACCGGCGAGGTGCCGCTGGTGGCGGACATGTCCTCGACCATCCTTTCCCGGCCCGTCGAGGTGGAACGCTTCGGTGTCATCTATGCCGGCGCCCAGAAGAACATCGGTCCCGCGGGTCTGACGCTGGTCATCGTGCGCGATGATCTCATCGGCAAGGCGCGCGGCGGCACGCCCACCATGCTCGACTACAAGGTGCATGCCGACAACGGCTCCATGTACAACACGCCACCGACCTATGCCTGGTACCTCGCCGGGCTGGTGTTCCAGTGGCTGAAGCGCAACGGCGGCCTGGCGGCGATGGCCGAGGTGAACCGGCGCAAGGCTGAAAAGCTCTACGCCGCCATCGACGGTTCCGATTTCTACAGCAATCCGGTCGATCCGGCCTGCCGTTCCTGGATGAACGTGCCCTTCGTGCTTGCCAACCCCGGGCTCGACGCCAGTTTCCTCCAGGAGGCCGAGGCGCGCGGTCTGACCACCCTCAAGGGCCATCGCTCCGTCGGCGGCATGCGCGCCAGCATCTACAACGCCATGCCCGAGGCCGGCGTCGACGCCCTGATCGAGTTCATGGCCGACTTCGAAAGACGCCACGGCTGACAAGATCCAACGCAAAGGCGCGGAGACGCAAAGAGCGCAAAGAAATGCGTTTCGAAAAGACATTTCCCTTCTTTGTGGCCTTTGCGACTTGGCGTCTTTGCGTTGAGAAAGAGGTACCTGCATGTACAAGATCCTGACGCTGAACAACATCTCCGTCGCGGGCCTGGAGCGGCTGCCGCGAGACCGTTACGAGATCGCCTCCGAGATCCAGCACCCGGATGCCATCCTGGTGCGGTCGCACAAGATGCACGACATGGAGATCCCCGCGTCGCTGAAGGCGGTGGGGCGTGCCGGTGCCGGCGTGAACAACATCCCCGTGGAAGAGATGAGCCGGCGCGGCATCTGCGTGTTCAATGCCCCGGGAGCAAATGCCAATGCGGTGAAGGAGCTGGTTCTGGCCGGCATGCTGATCGCCGCGCGTAACCTGTGTCCGGCCTGGGACTACGCCCGCAATCTCGAGGGTGACGACGCCGAAATCCATCGCCAGACGGAGGCGGGCAAGAAGCAGTTCGTCGGCTTCGAACTGCCGGGGCGCACCCTTGGCGTGATCGGCCTCGGCGCCATCGGTGTCAAGGTGTGCAACGCCGCCGTGGCGCTGGGCATGAATGTGGTGGGTTACGATCCGGACATCACTGTGCAACGTGCCTGGCAACTGTCTTCGGCGGTACAGCAGGCATCGAGCGTGGATGATCTGCTGTCGCGTTCCGACTTCGTGAGCTTCCATGTGCCACTGGTGGAAGGCACCCGCAACATGATCAACGCCCAGCGTCTGCGCAACATGCGCGAGGGCGTGGTGCTGCTCAATTTCGCCCGCGACGGCATCATCGACGATGCCGCGGTGGTCGAGGCCATCGATGCCGGCAAGGTGGGTGGCTACGTCTGTGACTTCCCGAACAAGCTGCTCAAGAATCACCCGAAGGTGGTGACCTTTCCGCATCTGGGTGCCTCGACCCGGGAAGCCGAGGAAAACTGTGCCATCATGGTTGCCGAGCAGGTTCGCGACTACCTGGAAAATGGCAACGTCCGCAATTCCGTGAATTTCCCGGAGACGGAAATGCCGCGAACCACCGAATACAGGCTGGCCGTGGTCAATGCCAATGTCCCCAACATGCTGGGCCAGATCTCCACCGAGCTGGGTGATGCCGGCCACAACATCGTGGACATGCTCAACAAGTCACGTGGGGACCTGGCCTATACGCTTGTCGATGTCGAGAAGCCGATCGCGGAGGCCACCCTGGATCGCCTGCGCGGTATCGAGGGTGTGCTTTCCGTTCGCGCACTGTGAACGGGTGCGGTGCACGCGCTTCGCGCGGCGCCGTGAAACATAAGATATTTTCCGTGCTTTCCGTGTGTTCCGTGGCTATAAATATCCTATGAACGAAGACGAGAAACTGGCGGGGATCAGGGCGCGGATCGACGAGATCGATGATCGCCTCCTTGAGCTGATCTCGGAACGTGCCCGTTGCGCCCAGGAAGTCGCCGAGATCAAGCAGGGCGAGGCGGACCCGGCCGGCTTCTATCGCCCGGAACGCGAGGCACAGATCCTGGGCCGCATCCAGGCGCGCAATCCCGGGCCGCTGTCCGGTGAGGAGATCGCGCGCCTGTTCCGCGAGATCATGTCGGCCTGTCTGGCGCTGGAGCAGCCCCTGACCATCGGCTACCTGGGACCCGCCGGGACCTTCACCGAGGCCGCGGCCCTGAAGCATTTCGGGCATTCGGTGCGTACCGCGCCGCTGGGCGCCATCGACGAGGTGTTCCGCGAG
The DNA window shown above is from Thiohalobacter sp. and carries:
- the gph gene encoding phosphoglycolate phosphatase (PGP is an essential enzyme in the glycolate salvage pathway in higher organisms (photorespiration in plants). Phosphoglycolate results from the oxidase activity of RubisCO in the Calvin cycle when concentrations of carbon dioxide are low relative to oxygen. This enzyme is a member of the Haloacid Dehalogenase (HAD) superfamily of aspartate-nucleophile hydrolase enzymes (PF00702).) encodes the protein MPRPVRGVLFDLDGTLLDTAPDLAAALNATLVHHGRPPLPFEVIRPHVSHGGRALIRLGFGLEPDDAGFAEVRDFFLDHYLAHIADATRPFEGMEGVMDALERHGLPWGVVTNKPGWLTEPLMRALGLDQRAAALVSGDTLPQRKPDPEPLLHACRQLGRAAESCVYVGDALRDIEAARAAGMPALAARFGYVGADERPENWGADALVDHPRDILAFLGLP
- the ubiG gene encoding bifunctional 2-polyprenyl-6-hydroxyphenol methylase/3-demethylubiquinol 3-O-methyltransferase UbiG, translating into MTEAAHNVDPGEIRKFEALAARWWDPESEFKPLHDINPLRLDYIEQRAGLAGKRVIDVGCGGGLLAEGMAARGAQVTGIDMGEAPLSVARLHLLESGLEVDYRQATAEAMAREAPAAFDVVTCLEMLEHVPDPASVVRACATLVKPGGQVFFSTINRNPKSYLFAIVGAEYVLKLLPRGTHDYRKFIRPAELARWARDTGLEVADITGMSYNPFTRVYSLGRDTDVNYLMACSRD
- a CDS encoding TRZ/ATZ family hydrolase, with amino-acid sequence MDTVDTLIHAGWIIPVEPAGLVLEQHSIAVHDGRIRAILPGDQARRSYRGKTELDLPGHVLIPGLVNAHTHAAMTLMRGLADDLPLMEWLQGHIWPAEQRWVSPEFAQAGSELAVIEMLRGGITCFNDMYFFPEVTARVAAAAGMRCVVGLIVIDFPTAYAADADEYLHKGLALHDEYRNDPLIRTAFAPHAPYTVSDGPLERIRVLADELDIPIHMHVHETADEVQQSVEGCGQRPLARLQALGLVSPSLLAVHMTQLEDEELAAFADSGAHVVHCPESNLKLASGFCPLQKLLDAGVNVALGTDGAASNNDLDLFGEMRTAALLAKGVAGDARAADAATVLRMATLNGAQALGLGDETGSLEIGKSADICALAVDEPETRPLYHPVSQVVYAASRHQVTDVWVGGEHVVKDRALTRLDEEAVLHRAGLWEQRLKAWG
- a CDS encoding mechanosensitive ion channel family protein, with the translated sequence MEPLTELAQPGFLDLYVIPWALRILIAAAIFFIGKWLAARLTRLVRNMMDRGGMDTMLSEFLGNILYALLLAVVAIAALDHLGVQTTSLLAVLGAAGLAVGLALKDSLANFSSGVMLIVFRPFNVGDFIEAAGVSGVVEKVSIFNTVLRTGDNREIIVPNGQIYGGTIVNVSARDTRRIDLVIGIGYDDDIRKAKGLLEEILGADERILKDPAPAVSVGELADSSVNLNVRPWVASGDYWDVRSDLLETIKTRFDAEGISIPFPQREVHLHQAG
- a CDS encoding OmpA family protein encodes the protein MHDNNRQFSLAALVAALLAAPVLATAASEYSCGYAYDSTGNVVRDSAGNCVRSGSWSPAKAIAECDPDLVKKPEPVAKPAPAPAPKPAARPAPKFKTVTLGAGALFDVDSDVIKPEGRAELDALVAHVKKLANIERIEIAGHTDSTGSAEYNKTLSMRRANAVKNYLIEQGIDPRIMTTIGYGEEKPIASNATREGRAKNRRVEITLRGAEMVPEAQ
- the mtnA gene encoding S-methyl-5-thioribose-1-phosphate isomerase: MNRDLHDSVRAVAWHEDRLQLLDQRRLPDEEIVLEYADADAVAGAIRDMVVRGAPAIGITAAYGAVLAARACRASRPHDWRDCWAQALDTLAEARPTAVNLFWALARMREAAGGVPDDQVEERLLATARAIHEDDIAANRRMGELGASLLNDQRAVLTHCNTGSLATGGYGTALGVIRAGWASGRIAHVYADETRPWLQGARLTAWELVRDRIPVTLIAEGAAAHLMRGGHIQWVIVGSDRIAANGDVANKIGTYGLAVMARHHGVRFMVVAPTSTIDMDTPTGADIPIETRDPDEVLGCGGRRIAAEGAAAWNPAFDVTPAELVDAIVTERGIVESPTPEAMAALMGR
- the gyrA gene encoding DNA gyrase subunit A produces the protein MAEFAKEVLPVNLEDEMRQSYLDYAMSVIVGRALPDVRDGLKPVHRRVLYAMSELGNDWNKPYKKSARVVGDVIGKYHPHGDTAVYDTIVRMAQPFSLRYMLIDGQGNFGSVDGDAPAAMRYTEVRMSRIAHELLADLDKETVDFVPNYDESEREPAVFPTRIPNLLVNGSAGIAVGMATNIPPHNLGEVVDACIALIDDPAIDIRGLMAHVPGPDFPTGAIIRGVRGIQEAYLTGRGRVRVRARTEIESDDKGRQTIVVTELPYQVNKARLLEKIAELVKDRKIEGIANLRDESDKEGMRMVIELKRGEVAEVVLNNLYAHTQLQTVFGINMVALVDGQPRLLNLKEMLEAFIRHRREVVTRRTVFELRKARERAHILEGLAVALANIDEVIALIKASPGRTEARAELMARTWDPGLVTAMLERTGSTASRPDNLEPGLGLTGDGYRLSEAQAQAILDLRLHQLTSLEQDKITDEYQQLLDRIGDLLEILSNPDRLMQVIRDELTEVREQFSDARRTEISEDEADLSLEDLITEEDVVVTLSHAGYAKAQPLSEYSAQRRGGRGKSATAVKEEDFVDKLFIASTHDTILCFSSRGKAYWLKVYQLPQAGRAARGKPIVNLLPLEEDERINAVLPVREYADDQYIFMATASGTVKKTPLSAFSRPRSSGIIALELREGDRLVDVALTDGERDVMLFSDAGKAIRFHESDVRPMGRTAAGVRGIRLQPEQRLIALIIADEGDVLTATENGYGKRTPVDEYPIHKRGGQGVISIQASERNGRVVGATLVREGDEVMLITNAGTLVRTRVAEISRMGRNTQGVRLIRLGEGEKLVGIDAIVEGEEEEE
- the serC gene encoding 3-phosphoserine/phosphohydroxythreonine transaminase, with protein sequence MTRVYNFSAGPAMLPEAVLEQARDEMLDWQGTGMSVMEMSHRGKAFMSIAEQAEADLRELMGIPDSYRVLFLQGGASTQFAMVPLNLTAGGATVDYINTGAWSKKAIAEAKRFCNVNIAGSSEAQNFTTVPAQDSLQLSTDAAYVHYTPNETIGGVEFPYVPDTGEVPLVADMSSTILSRPVEVERFGVIYAGAQKNIGPAGLTLVIVRDDLIGKARGGTPTMLDYKVHADNGSMYNTPPTYAWYLAGLVFQWLKRNGGLAAMAEVNRRKAEKLYAAIDGSDFYSNPVDPACRSWMNVPFVLANPGLDASFLQEAEARGLTTLKGHRSVGGMRASIYNAMPEAGVDALIEFMADFERRHG
- a CDS encoding phosphoglycerate dehydrogenase, which produces MYKILTLNNISVAGLERLPRDRYEIASEIQHPDAILVRSHKMHDMEIPASLKAVGRAGAGVNNIPVEEMSRRGICVFNAPGANANAVKELVLAGMLIAARNLCPAWDYARNLEGDDAEIHRQTEAGKKQFVGFELPGRTLGVIGLGAIGVKVCNAAVALGMNVVGYDPDITVQRAWQLSSAVQQASSVDDLLSRSDFVSFHVPLVEGTRNMINAQRLRNMREGVVLLNFARDGIIDDAAVVEAIDAGKVGGYVCDFPNKLLKNHPKVVTFPHLGASTREAEENCAIMVAEQVRDYLENGNVRNSVNFPETEMPRTTEYRLAVVNANVPNMLGQISTELGDAGHNIVDMLNKSRGDLAYTLVDVEKPIAEATLDRLRGIEGVLSVRAL